The following proteins are encoded in a genomic region of Primulina huaijiensis isolate GDHJ02 chromosome 3, ASM1229523v2, whole genome shotgun sequence:
- the LOC140973867 gene encoding staphylococcal-like nuclease CAN1: MDYGQRAKEELTNIVQGKCLRVLVFDEDRYSRFVADVYCNGVFVQESMLKKGLAWHYKAYDQRPELDKWEREARAKRVGLWASSNPQMPWEWRKNKREGR, from the exons ATGGATTATGGACAAAGGGCAAAGGAAGAACTGACTAATATTGTTCAAGGCAAGTGTTTAAGAGTTTTGGTGTTCGATGAGGATCGTTACAGTCGCTTTGTAGCAGATGTTTATTGTAACGGTGTATTCGTGCAG GAATCAATGCTTAAGAAGGGACTAGCATGGCATTATAAAGCATATGATCAACGGCCCGAATTGGATAAG TGGGAGAGAGAGGCTCGGGCCAAGCGTGTTGGATTATGGGCATCATCCAACCCTCAAATGCCATGGGAATGGAGGAAGAACAAGCGTGAAGGTAGATAA
- the LOC140973866 gene encoding uncharacterized protein isoform X2: MSICAEIPTTSQGNSLQQPKASPDPRPDPYYIRTIVYPRPYGIWRRPRTRAAAEVVSDCVTQWFQYTLKEAKAGDIAMQVLVGRMYYSGYGVPRDAHKGRTWIGRAFRNSVWKVGNKHPGFYNASDSDSDDTKEDVKENRC; this comes from the exons ATGTCAATCTGCGCAGAGATTCCAACGACTAGCCAAGGTAACAGCCTCCAACAACCAAAGGCGTCGCCGGACCCAAGACCCGACCCATATTATATCCGGACAATAGTGTATCCTCGTCCATACGGCATATGGAGGCGACCGAGAACTCGAGCAGCGGCGGAGGTTGTTAGCGACTGCGTTACCCAGTGGTTTCAATATACTCTCAAAGAAGCCAAGGCTGGTGATATTGCCATGCAGGTGCTCGTGGGACGAATGTATTACAGCGGGTACGGGGTTCCCAGAGATGCCCATAAG GGAAGAACGTGGATAGGCAGGGCATTCCGGAATTCAGTGTGGAAAGTTGGCAATAAGCATCCAG gTTTTTATAATGCGAGTGACTCGGATTCTGATGATACCAAGGAAGATGTCAA AGAAAATAGGTGTTAG
- the LOC140973866 gene encoding uncharacterized protein isoform X1 gives MSICAEIPTTSQGNSLQQPKASPDPRPDPYYIRTIVYPRPYGIWRRPRTRAAAEVVSDCVTQWFQYTLKEAKAGDIAMQVLVGRMYYSGYGVPRDAHKGRTWIGRAFRNSVWKVGNKHPGFYNASDSDSDDTKEDVKCVSDELLDFLMMTLNLHFVTRSWQHFLEIQWRTLHNILYLSNCCTLEKLCIELLRVYDSICNCMLHKHLRLSDLCDRLLPFYTYCFQMITLSFQVCHRSVVFLGFLLKNFSSF, from the exons ATGTCAATCTGCGCAGAGATTCCAACGACTAGCCAAGGTAACAGCCTCCAACAACCAAAGGCGTCGCCGGACCCAAGACCCGACCCATATTATATCCGGACAATAGTGTATCCTCGTCCATACGGCATATGGAGGCGACCGAGAACTCGAGCAGCGGCGGAGGTTGTTAGCGACTGCGTTACCCAGTGGTTTCAATATACTCTCAAAGAAGCCAAGGCTGGTGATATTGCCATGCAGGTGCTCGTGGGACGAATGTATTACAGCGGGTACGGGGTTCCCAGAGATGCCCATAAG GGAAGAACGTGGATAGGCAGGGCATTCCGGAATTCAGTGTGGAAAGTTGGCAATAAGCATCCAG gTTTTTATAATGCGAGTGACTCGGATTCTGATGATACCAAGGAAGATGTCAA ATGTGTTTCAGACGAACTACTGGATTTCCTAATGATGACACTAAATTTACACTTTGTGACGCGATCTTGGCAACATTTTCTGGAGATCCAGTGGCGCACATTGCACAATATATTATACTTGTCCAACTGTTGCACTCTTGAAAAATTGTGCATTGAACTGCTACGCGTTTATGATAGTATTTGTAATTGTATGCTGCACAAACACCTAAGATTATCAGACCTCTGTGATAGACTTCTGCCTTTTTACACctattgttttcaaatgattaCACTTTCATTCCAAGTTTGTCACAGATCCGTGGTTTTTCTTGGTTTCTTGCTAAAAAATTTCTCTAGTTTTTAG
- the LOC140973866 gene encoding uncharacterized protein isoform X3 yields MSICAEIPTTSQGNSLQQPKASPDPRPDPYYIRTIVYPRPYGIWRRPRTRAAAEVVSDCVTQWFQYTLKEAKAGDIAMQVLVGRMYYSGYGVPRDAHKGRTWIGRAFRNSVWKVGNKHPGFYNASDSDSDDTKEDVK; encoded by the exons ATGTCAATCTGCGCAGAGATTCCAACGACTAGCCAAGGTAACAGCCTCCAACAACCAAAGGCGTCGCCGGACCCAAGACCCGACCCATATTATATCCGGACAATAGTGTATCCTCGTCCATACGGCATATGGAGGCGACCGAGAACTCGAGCAGCGGCGGAGGTTGTTAGCGACTGCGTTACCCAGTGGTTTCAATATACTCTCAAAGAAGCCAAGGCTGGTGATATTGCCATGCAGGTGCTCGTGGGACGAATGTATTACAGCGGGTACGGGGTTCCCAGAGATGCCCATAAG GGAAGAACGTGGATAGGCAGGGCATTCCGGAATTCAGTGTGGAAAGTTGGCAATAAGCATCCAG gTTTTTATAATGCGAGTGACTCGGATTCTGATGATACCAAGGAAGATGTCAAGTAG
- the LOC140973868 gene encoding uncharacterized protein, whose translation MVSNDNCEKTGEGEGFSVVKGKNLAPLHISTSQRGLISDEISGNGFKDGLSPLSKKLNFFKFGKLDSPSVKFQRIAEERDVFSRSVPSSSSLHIRERFQRIFSRKIDWNSLGKISQEWIRNPMNLALLVWIVCVAVSGAILFMVMTGMLNHALPKKSQRDAWFEVNNQILNALFTLMCLYQHPKRIYHFVLLLKWKPEDVVKLRKIYCKNGTYKPHEWAHMMVVVILLNVNCFAQYALCGLNLGYKRSERPPIGVGLCISVAIGAPAFAGIYSMLSPLGKDYEPEIDEEAAIPITTDDSTKQEQLRRRSLEKRFSFASRDEQRTVETKPWWSGGILDFWDDISLAYLSLFCSFCVFGWNMERLGLGNMYVHIATFLLFCMAPFWIFNLAAININNETVREALGVTGIFLCVFGLLYGGFWRIQMRKRFNLPPYKFCCGKPAVTDCALWLFCCWCSLAQEVRTGNSYDIVEDKFCKKKDDVSSISPLPREDGEFQFISGPGSPSANNSSPSHIMKANSPSPSRFFNEHQRHVAEHSVIEHGSFAHGRDETMSPPAPSVIRRDLI comes from the coding sequence ATGGTGTCAAATGATAATTGCGAGAAAACTGGTGAAGGTGAGGGGTTTAGTGTTGTTAAAGGCAAGAATCTCGCCCCTCTTCATATTTCAACGTCTCAAAGGGGTCTTATAAGTGATGAAATATCGGGAAATGGGTTCAAAGATGGCCTTTCTCCTCTTTCCAAGAAGCTCAATTTCTTTAAGTTTGGTAAATTGGACTCTCCATCTGTGAAGTTTCAACGCATAGCCGAGGAGAGGGATGTATTTTCGCGCTCGGTGCCATCTTCTAGCAGTCTTCATATTCGTGAACGCTTTCAGCGAATATTTTCTCGGAAAATCGATTGGAATAGTCTTGGGAAGATCAGCCAAGAATGGATAAGGAATCCCATGAATTTGGCTCTTTTAGTTTGGATCGTGTGTGTGGCTGTTTCCGGTGCTATTCTATTCATGGTCATGACTGGAATGCTGAACCACGCTCTCCCGAAGAAGTCGCAAAGAGATGCTTGGTTCGAAGTCAATAATCAGATTCTCAATGCGCTGTTCACACTCATGTGTTTGTATCAACACCCTAAACGAATATATCACTTTGTGTTATTATTGAAATGGAAGCCCGAAGATGTTGTGAAGCTTCGTAAAATATACTGCAAGAATGGCACATATAAACCCCACGAATGGGCGCATATGATGGTAGTTGTGATTCTGCTCAATGTTAACTGTTTTGCTCAATATGCATTATGTGGTCTTAATTTGGGCTATAAGAGGTCGGAACGACCCCCAATTGGGGTCGGATTGTGTATATCTGTAGCAATTGGTGCTCCGGCATTTGCTGGAATTTACTCTATGCTTAGCCCTCTTGGCAAAGACTATGAGCCGGAAATAGATGAAGAAGCAGCGATTCCAATTACCACCGATGATAGTACAAAGCAAGAACAATTGAGGAGAAGATCACTGGAAAAGAGATTCTCATTTGCGTCAAGAGATGAGCAAAGAACCGTTGAGACGAAGCCATGGTGGAGTGGAGGTATTCTTGATTTTTGGGACGATATTTCCCTGGCTTACCTCTCATTATTCTGTAGCTTTTGTGTTTTTGGATGGAATATGGAGAGGCTCGGGCTAGGCAACATGTACGTCCACATTGCAACGTTTCTTCTATTTTGTATGGCTCCTTTTTGGATTTTCAATCTTGCTGCTATCAATATCAACAACGAGACTGTCCGCGAGGCTTTAGGTGTGACTGGAATTTTCCTGTGTGTGTTTGGACTACTTTACGGCGGATTTTGGAGGATACAAATGCGGAAGAGATTCAACTTGCCACCATATAAATTTTGCTGTGGTAAACCTGCTGTTACCGATTGTGCTCTGTGGCTTTTCTGCTGTTGGTGCTCACTTGCTCAAGAAGTAAGAACTGGGAATTCGTATGATATCGTAGAGGATAAGTTTTGCAAGAAAAAAGACGATGTATCATCTATATCCCCGTTGCCTCGTGAAGATGGAGAATTCCAATTTATATCTGGTCCTGGTTCTCCTTCCGCCAACAACTCTTCTCCATCACATATCATGAAGGCTAACTCCCCTAGTCCAAGCCGTTTTTTCAATGAGCACCAAAGGCATGTTGCCGAGCATTCTGTTATAGAACACGGATCTTTTGCACACGGTAGAGATGAAACAATGTCGCCGCCGGCTCCTTCGGTTATACGAAGAGACTTGATATAG
- the LOC140973869 gene encoding aquaporin PIP1-2-like — protein sequence MEGKEEDVRLGANKFEERQAIGTVAQTEDRDYKEPPPAPLFEPGELSSWSFYRAGIAEFIATFLFLYVTILTVMGYKKANSKCTTVGIQGIAWAFGGMIFALVYCTAGISGGHINPAVTFGLFLARKLSLTRALFYMVMQCLGAICGAGVVKGFNKNLYQTAGGGANTISPGYTKGDGLGAEIVGTFVLVYTVFSATDAKRSARDSHVPLLAPLPIGFAVFLVHLATIPITGTGINPARSLGAAIIYNNDQAWDDHWVYWVGPFIGAALAAIYHVVVIRAIPFKSR from the exons ATGGAGGGCAAGGAGGAGGATGTCCGTCTAGGAGCCAATAAGTTTGAGGAGAGGCAGGCGATCGGGACGGTGGCGCAGACTGAAGACAGGGATTACAAGGAGCCGCCGCCGGCACCGCTATTTGAGCCGGGGGAGTTGAGTTCTTGGTCGTTTTACAGAGCTGGCATCGCTGAATTTATCGCCACTTTTCTGTTCCTGTACGTGACTATCTTGACAGTCATGGGGTATAAAAAAGCTAATTCCAAGTGTACTACTGTTGGTATTCAAGGCATCGCTTGGGCTTTCGGCGGCATGATTTTTGCTCTTGTTTATTGCACTGCTGGAATTTCAG GGGGTCACATCAATCCGGCGGTGACATTTGGGCTATTCTTGGCGAGGAAACTGTCCTTGACGCGAGCGCTGTTCTACATGGTGATGCAATGCCTGGGGGCAATCTGCGGTGCGGGTGTGGTGAAGGGATTCAACAAGAACCTCTACCAGACAGCGGGCGGCGGGGCCAACACCATCAGCCCTGGTTACACCAAGGGTGATGGCCTTGGTGCTGAAATCGTCGGCACTTTCGTGCTTGTTTACACCGTCTTCTCCGCAACTGATGCCAAGCGTAGCGCCAGAGACTCCCACGTCCCG TTACTGGCCCCTCTGCCTATTGGATTCGCGGTGTTCTTGGTGCACTTGGCCACCATCCCCATCACTGGCACGGGTATCAACCCCGCCCGGAGTCTTGGAGCAGCCATCATCTACAACAATGACCAGGCTTGGGATGATCAT TGGGTGTACTGGGTTGGACCATTCATCGGGGCAGCACTCGCAGCTATCTACCATGTAGTGGTGATCAGAGCCATTCCATTCAAGTCTAGATGA